From Chryseotalea sp. WA131a:
TCGCAGATAGTAGAGACTGAATCACTTCACGATGTTTACAAATTGTTTGAAGTGAACCAATCCGATTATTGGCAAAATCATTACCGTTTTGGTAGCAAGTCGCAGAAAAAAGTGGCAGCACTTGGTGAAAGTAGCATTCAAAATATAATCATCAATTCGATTGTGCCGGTGCTGGTGAGCTATGGACAGACTATAGACGATAATCGATATGTCGAGCGGGCTATCCAGTGGTTAGAAAATTTACCTACGGAAAAAAATAAAATTACCCGCGTGTGGGAAGATATTGGTATGAAGGTAAAATCATCTTTTGATTCGCAAGCCCTGATAGAGCAATATAACAACATGTGTCAAAAAAGGAATTGCCTGAATTGTGTGATTGGCTCAACGTTGCTTAAGCCCTCTTCCTTGTGAATTTTCTTCAATACGTATTTAGCTTTTTGCTGCTTTCAATCATTACGGTTGTGCTTTACAAAAGATTTCAGCCCGTTAATCCTTGGTTGTTTTGGTCGTCCTGGTTAATGCGATTTGTTTGTGCTATTGCCCTTGGTTTGGTTTACAAAAATTACTATGCAGTAGGTGACACGTGGAATTTTTTTTCAGATGCTGTTCAACTTAGCCAATTGGCAAAAACTGATTTTGTGAGTTACATCCGTTTTTTATGGAGCGAAGATTTGCATCCCGAAATTTTTAATCAACTGATTTCATCAGACCGTTCAGTATTATTGGTAAAGTTTGCTAGCGTATTCGCGTTACTGTCAAACGACAATTACTGGATAGCTTGTCTTTATTTTTCAATGATTTCGTTTGCATCGGCTTGGTTTTTGTTTTTCACCATCCGTCAATTATTTCCAGCGTTATCATCGGCTGCTGCTGGTGCCATTTTATTTTTTCCATCAGTTGTTTTTTGGTCTTCTGGATTGATTAAAGAAACGATTGCTTTGGCAGCTCTTTACCTGATTACGGCCACACTTGTTCGATACCTGGTTTCTCAAAACCTAAATTTTTGGGAAACATTATTTTCATTAATAGCTTTTTATTTTTTGTGGCAACTGAAATATTATTGGGCAGCTCTCTATGCTGCTGTAGTAATCACCACGATAGCCACATTTTTTATCAAGAATAAATCAGCAATGAAACCAATCTCTCTTCACGGCATTTGGTTGTTGATTTTTGTTTTTATTCTTGCCTTGGTTACTCTCACCCATCCAAATTTTTATATTCATCGGCTGTTGGAAGTGGTGTTTGAGAACAATCAGCAATTCGTAAACCTTTCGAAGCACGGAAACTGTATTGAATATATTGGTTTAAATGAAACGTGGTGGAGTTTTTGCCTCAACACTCCTATCGCACTTTTCTCAGGGTTGTTTCGGCCATTTGTGTGGGAGGCCCACGGACTGATGGGCTGGTTCGCAGCCATGGAGAATTTATTCTTGCTAATTCTGTTTGTATGGTGGATAATGACCCGAAGGAAACTACCAGGGGAGGTTCTCCTTCCCATTTTTACTTATTCTATTTTGTTAACAGTTTTTTTGGCTCTGTCATCTCCTAACTTCGGCACCTTATCGCGTTACCGAATTGGGTTTCTGCCTTTTTTTGTTTTTGCGTTATCTGCCTATCATCCCGCTATTAATCATTTGTTTCGCAGCGGACCCGATTTACCTAAATAGTTTAATCTGCTTCTGTAGATTCAATCGAGAATTACCAGTAAATTTGCCGTTCAGATTAGATTGATAAATGAAAAACCCAGTTATTATTTTAGGAGCGAATGCCGTTGGCCGCGCAGCCAAGGAAATCTTTGAGAGGAATGAAGTAGTGATCTATGGTTTTTTAGATGATGATAAGAAATTACACAAAACTGAAATAGATGAAGCAACCGTTTACGGAGTTACCGATGACGATGGCTTTTTGAAGTTGATTGGGAAAAAGTGCGAAGCTTTTGTGGCAGTAGATGAAACCAAAGTGCGCAAGGCATTGGTGAAAATGCTACAGGAAGTACGGCATGTGCAACCTGTCAATGCGGTGCATCCTCAATCGATGGTATCATTGAAAGCCGAGATCGGTCATGGAAACTTTATCGATTATGGATGTTATTTAGCACCCTCTGCAAAGGTTGGCAACCACTGTTTGATTCAAGCCAATGCCACCATCGGGGTAGAGACTAAGTTGGGCGATTTTGTGCAAGTGGGGGCAGGTTCTACAATCAATCAGAACGTAACCATAGAAGATGAAGTATTCATCGGCTCAGGTGTTACGATTGTAGCGGGCATAAAAGTTGGCAAAGGAGCTCGAATTGGTGCTGGCTCGGTGGTGATTGCTCCTGTAAAGGCCGGTGATACGGTTTTTGGAAACCCTGCGCAGGTGGTAAAGTGATTTAATTTAGATACGAGATGCTTGAAGCCTGCATCCATAATCTAGTAACCAGTCTCTAAACAAATGGCAAAAATTTCTGAAACCGATTTAATACTCAATTCCGATGGCAGTGTCTATCACCTAAGTTTATTGCCAAAAAATATCTCCGACACGATCATTACTGTGGGTGACCCCAGTCGGGTGTATATGGTAAGTCAGTTTTTTGATGAGGTGGAGTTTGAAATGAACAAGCGTGAGTTTATTACGCATGTTGGAAAATTCAATAATAAACGCATCACGGTTATCAGCACCGGCATTGGCACCGACAACATTGAAATTTTCTTTAATGAGTTAGATGCATTGGT
This genomic window contains:
- a CDS encoding NeuD/PglB/VioB family sugar acetyltransferase, whose amino-acid sequence is MKNPVIILGANAVGRAAKEIFERNEVVIYGFLDDDKKLHKTEIDEATVYGVTDDDGFLKLIGKKCEAFVAVDETKVRKALVKMLQEVRHVQPVNAVHPQSMVSLKAEIGHGNFIDYGCYLAPSAKVGNHCLIQANATIGVETKLGDFVQVGAGSTINQNVTIEDEVFIGSGVTIVAGIKVGKGARIGAGSVVIAPVKAGDTVFGNPAQVVK